The Rhododendron vialii isolate Sample 1 chromosome 6a, ASM3025357v1 genome includes a window with the following:
- the LOC131329696 gene encoding uncharacterized protein LOC131329696 isoform X3, which yields MSAVGNYSCETAAQTLEWIHAIIDFLKPFSFFSDALVVNFFKDRLWEAVDKEWMDCLRNEPVEYLLQIPSGVVQDYWPASLKKFILTSRSLAFPREQADLQKVLPGLHLRSLNNVIAQGMNQKKKHEIEALAAIISSIARSVGAGTVVDVGAGQGYLAQVLSFEYQLSVIAIDACSHHGRITDARAERIKKYYVAKMRKSRLEITKLTMPKTVTCHILSADMLKVLSYSLQRKDDSKQSNLVDQVAIEHTHGTFEGKVPPPPEGGKCPLLLAGLHACGDLSVSMLRVQRDGVVLGKMLVFIILSCMLSALPFRCILKVLFRYYPEILTTSPTIGRQGKAFRRQQNQRILESHLQHESTGCPNSLSRESSMKKGNCPTMKSSEAGPDNNKGAYDIDTCIDILEYCGTADLVGSAWGNDGSSHVSSSNQTAKCGEVRPIDKISLFEKFSQSGLHRLGLSCSNEIDFAGLWKETEPFSELIGPYWSLRAALGPVFETIVLLDRLLFLQEQDKLLEAYILPIFYPVLSPRNVALIAKKF from the exons ATGTCCGCAGTCGGAAACTACTCATGCGAGACAGCAGCGCAAACCCTAGAATGGATTCACGCCATAATTGACTTCCTCAAGCCTTTCAGCTTCTTCTCAGATGCTCTTGTCGTCAATTTCTTCAAGGATAGACTTTGGGAAGCTGTCGACAAGGAGTGGATGGATTGCCTACGGAATGAACCCGTCGAATATCTTCTTCAGATTCCTTCCGGTGTTGTCCAG GATTACTGGCCCGCTTCCCTCAAGAAATTTATCCTTACCTCAAGGTCTCTTGCATTTCCTCGTGAACAGGCAGATCTGCAGAAG GTATTACCAGGTCTGCACCTGAGATCACTTAACAATGTTATTGCCCAGGGCATGAATCAGAAGAAAAAACACGAA ATCGAAGCGCTGGCTGCCATTATCAGTTCGATTGCAAGGAGTGTTGGAGCTGGTACAGTAGTCGATGTTGGTGCTGGTCAG GGTTATCTTGCGCAAGTGCTTTCTTTCGAGTACCAGCTTTCCGTAATTGCAATAGATGCTTGTTCTCATCATGGAAGGATTACAGATGCTCGTGCTGaacgaatcaaaaaatattatgtTGCCAAGATGCGTAAATCTCG ATTGGAAATCACAAAATTGACCATGCCAAAGACAGTCACATGTCATATCCTGTCCGCTGACATGTTGAAAGTATTGAGTTACTCCTTGCAGCGAAAAGATGATAGTAAACAATCAAACCTCGTTGACCAAGTTGCAATTGAACATACTCATGGGACGTTTGAGGGAAAAGTTCCTCCACCTCCTGAAGGTGGCAAATGTCCGTTGCTTCTTGCTGGACTTCATGCCTGTGGAGACCTGTCGgtaagcatgctaag agTGCAGAGAGATGGAGTAGTCTTGGGAAAGATGCTGGTCTTCATAATTTTGAGTTGCATGCTTTCCGCGCTGCCTTTCAGATG TATTTTGAAGGTTCTCTTCCGCTATTATCCGGAAATTTTGACTACTAGTCCTACAATAGGGCGCCAAGGGAAAGCTTTCCGTCGCCAACAGAATCAGAGGATCCTGGAGTCTCATCTGCAACATGAAAGCACAGGCTGCCCTAATTCCTTATCTAGGGAAAGCTCTATGAAGAAAGGAAATTGTCCTACCATGAAGTCCTCTGAAGCAGGAccagacaacaacaaag GGGCTTACGACATTGATACTTGCATTGATATTCTTGAATATTGTGGCACTGCTGATTTGGTGGGCTCAGCCTGGGGCAATGATGGCTCATCTCACGTTTCGTCTTCTAATCAGACTGCCAAATGTGGTGAGGTTAGGCCTATTGACAAAATTtcactttttgagaaattcagtcAGTCTGGACTTCATCGCCTAGGTCTTTCTTGTTCAAACGAAATTGATTTTGCTGGATTATGGAAGGAAACTGAACCTTTTTCT GAACTTATTGGGCCGTATTGGTCTCTTCGAGCTGCACTGGGTCCTGTTTTTGAAACAATTGTTCTGCTCGACAGATTATTGTTTCTCCAGGAACAAGACAAACTTCTGGAAGCATACATTTTGCCCATTTTTTATCCTGTGTTATCACCAAGGAATGTAGCTTTGATTGCAAAGAAATTTTGA
- the LOC131329696 gene encoding uncharacterized protein LOC131329696 isoform X1 — MSAVGNYSCETAAQTLEWIHAIIDFLKPFSFFSDALVVNFFKDRLWEAVDKEWMDCLRNEPVEYLLQIPSGVVQDYWPASLKKFILTSRSLAFPREQADLQKVLPGLHLRSLNNVIAQGMNQKKKHEIEALAAIISSIARSVGAGTVVDVGAGQGYLAQVLSFEYQLSVIAIDACSHHGRITDARAERIKKYYVAKMRKSRLEITKLTMPKTVTCHILSADMLKVLSYSLQRKDDSKQSNLVDQVAIEHTHGTFEGKVPPPPEGGKCPLLLAGLHACGDLSVSMLRTFVECDEVKAVVSIGCCYNLLSEGGTENAASQCGFPMSKGVNDAGLLLGKSSRDLACQSAERWSSLGKDAGLHNFELHAFRAAFQMVLFRYYPEILTTSPTIGRQGKAFRRQQNQRILESHLQHESTGCPNSLSRESSMKKGNCPTMKSSEAGPDNNKGAYDIDTCIDILEYCGTADLVGSAWGNDGSSHVSSSNQTAKCGEVRPIDKISLFEKFSQSGLHRLGLSCSNEIDFAGLWKETEPFSELIGPYWSLRAALGPVFETIVLLDRLLFLQEQDKLLEAYILPIFYPVLSPRNVALIAKKF, encoded by the exons ATGTCCGCAGTCGGAAACTACTCATGCGAGACAGCAGCGCAAACCCTAGAATGGATTCACGCCATAATTGACTTCCTCAAGCCTTTCAGCTTCTTCTCAGATGCTCTTGTCGTCAATTTCTTCAAGGATAGACTTTGGGAAGCTGTCGACAAGGAGTGGATGGATTGCCTACGGAATGAACCCGTCGAATATCTTCTTCAGATTCCTTCCGGTGTTGTCCAG GATTACTGGCCCGCTTCCCTCAAGAAATTTATCCTTACCTCAAGGTCTCTTGCATTTCCTCGTGAACAGGCAGATCTGCAGAAG GTATTACCAGGTCTGCACCTGAGATCACTTAACAATGTTATTGCCCAGGGCATGAATCAGAAGAAAAAACACGAA ATCGAAGCGCTGGCTGCCATTATCAGTTCGATTGCAAGGAGTGTTGGAGCTGGTACAGTAGTCGATGTTGGTGCTGGTCAG GGTTATCTTGCGCAAGTGCTTTCTTTCGAGTACCAGCTTTCCGTAATTGCAATAGATGCTTGTTCTCATCATGGAAGGATTACAGATGCTCGTGCTGaacgaatcaaaaaatattatgtTGCCAAGATGCGTAAATCTCG ATTGGAAATCACAAAATTGACCATGCCAAAGACAGTCACATGTCATATCCTGTCCGCTGACATGTTGAAAGTATTGAGTTACTCCTTGCAGCGAAAAGATGATAGTAAACAATCAAACCTCGTTGACCAAGTTGCAATTGAACATACTCATGGGACGTTTGAGGGAAAAGTTCCTCCACCTCCTGAAGGTGGCAAATGTCCGTTGCTTCTTGCTGGACTTCATGCCTGTGGAGACCTGTCGgtaagcatgctaag GACTTTTGTGGAGTGCGATGAGGTTAAAGCAGTGGTCAGCATTGGTTGTTGTTACAACTTGCTGTCTGAGGGAGGAACTGAAAATGCTGCTTCCCAGTGTGGATTTCCCATGAGTAAAGGTGTTAATGATGCTGGTTTGTTACTAGGAAAAAGTTCTCGTGATCTTGCGTGTCAG agTGCAGAGAGATGGAGTAGTCTTGGGAAAGATGCTGGTCTTCATAATTTTGAGTTGCATGCTTTCCGCGCTGCCTTTCAGATG GTTCTCTTCCGCTATTATCCGGAAATTTTGACTACTAGTCCTACAATAGGGCGCCAAGGGAAAGCTTTCCGTCGCCAACAGAATCAGAGGATCCTGGAGTCTCATCTGCAACATGAAAGCACAGGCTGCCCTAATTCCTTATCTAGGGAAAGCTCTATGAAGAAAGGAAATTGTCCTACCATGAAGTCCTCTGAAGCAGGAccagacaacaacaaag GGGCTTACGACATTGATACTTGCATTGATATTCTTGAATATTGTGGCACTGCTGATTTGGTGGGCTCAGCCTGGGGCAATGATGGCTCATCTCACGTTTCGTCTTCTAATCAGACTGCCAAATGTGGTGAGGTTAGGCCTATTGACAAAATTtcactttttgagaaattcagtcAGTCTGGACTTCATCGCCTAGGTCTTTCTTGTTCAAACGAAATTGATTTTGCTGGATTATGGAAGGAAACTGAACCTTTTTCT GAACTTATTGGGCCGTATTGGTCTCTTCGAGCTGCACTGGGTCCTGTTTTTGAAACAATTGTTCTGCTCGACAGATTATTGTTTCTCCAGGAACAAGACAAACTTCTGGAAGCATACATTTTGCCCATTTTTTATCCTGTGTTATCACCAAGGAATGTAGCTTTGATTGCAAAGAAATTTTGA
- the LOC131329696 gene encoding uncharacterized protein LOC131329696 isoform X2, protein MVTEFWKKWKLKLGLGRSWFERGMKDYWPASLKKFILTSRSLAFPREQADLQKVLPGLHLRSLNNVIAQGMNQKKKHEIEALAAIISSIARSVGAGTVVDVGAGQGYLAQVLSFEYQLSVIAIDACSHHGRITDARAERIKKYYVAKMRKSRLEITKLTMPKTVTCHILSADMLKVLSYSLQRKDDSKQSNLVDQVAIEHTHGTFEGKVPPPPEGGKCPLLLAGLHACGDLSVSMLRTFVECDEVKAVVSIGCCYNLLSEGGTENAASQCGFPMSKGVNDAGLLLGKSSRDLACQSAERWSSLGKDAGLHNFELHAFRAAFQMVLFRYYPEILTTSPTIGRQGKAFRRQQNQRILESHLQHESTGCPNSLSRESSMKKGNCPTMKSSEAGPDNNKGAYDIDTCIDILEYCGTADLVGSAWGNDGSSHVSSSNQTAKCGEVRPIDKISLFEKFSQSGLHRLGLSCSNEIDFAGLWKETEPFSELIGPYWSLRAALGPVFETIVLLDRLLFLQEQDKLLEAYILPIFYPVLSPRNVALIAKKF, encoded by the exons ATGGTTACAGAATTTTGGAAGAAGTGGAAACTGAAGTTGGGACTTGGGAGGAGTTGGTTTGAACGTGGAATGAAG GATTACTGGCCCGCTTCCCTCAAGAAATTTATCCTTACCTCAAGGTCTCTTGCATTTCCTCGTGAACAGGCAGATCTGCAGAAG GTATTACCAGGTCTGCACCTGAGATCACTTAACAATGTTATTGCCCAGGGCATGAATCAGAAGAAAAAACACGAA ATCGAAGCGCTGGCTGCCATTATCAGTTCGATTGCAAGGAGTGTTGGAGCTGGTACAGTAGTCGATGTTGGTGCTGGTCAG GGTTATCTTGCGCAAGTGCTTTCTTTCGAGTACCAGCTTTCCGTAATTGCAATAGATGCTTGTTCTCATCATGGAAGGATTACAGATGCTCGTGCTGaacgaatcaaaaaatattatgtTGCCAAGATGCGTAAATCTCG ATTGGAAATCACAAAATTGACCATGCCAAAGACAGTCACATGTCATATCCTGTCCGCTGACATGTTGAAAGTATTGAGTTACTCCTTGCAGCGAAAAGATGATAGTAAACAATCAAACCTCGTTGACCAAGTTGCAATTGAACATACTCATGGGACGTTTGAGGGAAAAGTTCCTCCACCTCCTGAAGGTGGCAAATGTCCGTTGCTTCTTGCTGGACTTCATGCCTGTGGAGACCTGTCGgtaagcatgctaag GACTTTTGTGGAGTGCGATGAGGTTAAAGCAGTGGTCAGCATTGGTTGTTGTTACAACTTGCTGTCTGAGGGAGGAACTGAAAATGCTGCTTCCCAGTGTGGATTTCCCATGAGTAAAGGTGTTAATGATGCTGGTTTGTTACTAGGAAAAAGTTCTCGTGATCTTGCGTGTCAG agTGCAGAGAGATGGAGTAGTCTTGGGAAAGATGCTGGTCTTCATAATTTTGAGTTGCATGCTTTCCGCGCTGCCTTTCAGATG GTTCTCTTCCGCTATTATCCGGAAATTTTGACTACTAGTCCTACAATAGGGCGCCAAGGGAAAGCTTTCCGTCGCCAACAGAATCAGAGGATCCTGGAGTCTCATCTGCAACATGAAAGCACAGGCTGCCCTAATTCCTTATCTAGGGAAAGCTCTATGAAGAAAGGAAATTGTCCTACCATGAAGTCCTCTGAAGCAGGAccagacaacaacaaag GGGCTTACGACATTGATACTTGCATTGATATTCTTGAATATTGTGGCACTGCTGATTTGGTGGGCTCAGCCTGGGGCAATGATGGCTCATCTCACGTTTCGTCTTCTAATCAGACTGCCAAATGTGGTGAGGTTAGGCCTATTGACAAAATTtcactttttgagaaattcagtcAGTCTGGACTTCATCGCCTAGGTCTTTCTTGTTCAAACGAAATTGATTTTGCTGGATTATGGAAGGAAACTGAACCTTTTTCT GAACTTATTGGGCCGTATTGGTCTCTTCGAGCTGCACTGGGTCCTGTTTTTGAAACAATTGTTCTGCTCGACAGATTATTGTTTCTCCAGGAACAAGACAAACTTCTGGAAGCATACATTTTGCCCATTTTTTATCCTGTGTTATCACCAAGGAATGTAGCTTTGATTGCAAAGAAATTTTGA
- the LOC131329696 gene encoding uncharacterized protein LOC131329696 isoform X4 yields the protein MSAVGNYSCETAAQTLEWIHAIIDFLKPFSFFSDALVVNFFKDRLWEAVDKEWMDCLRNEPVEYLLQIPSGVVQDYWPASLKKFILTSRSLAFPREQADLQKVLPGLHLRSLNNVIAQGMNQKKKHEIEALAAIISSIARSVGAGTVVDVGAGQGYLAQVLSFEYQLSVIAIDACSHHGRITDARAERIKKYYVAKMRKSRLEITKLTMPKTVTCHILSADMLKVLSYSLQRKDDSKQSNLVDQVAIEHTHGTFEGKVPPPPEGGKCPLLLAGLHACGDLSVSMLRTFVECDEVKAVVSIGCCYNLLSEGGTENAASQCGFPMSKGVNDAGLLLGKSSRDLACQSAERWSSLGKDAGLHNFELHAFRAAFQMYFEGSLPLLSGNFDY from the exons ATGTCCGCAGTCGGAAACTACTCATGCGAGACAGCAGCGCAAACCCTAGAATGGATTCACGCCATAATTGACTTCCTCAAGCCTTTCAGCTTCTTCTCAGATGCTCTTGTCGTCAATTTCTTCAAGGATAGACTTTGGGAAGCTGTCGACAAGGAGTGGATGGATTGCCTACGGAATGAACCCGTCGAATATCTTCTTCAGATTCCTTCCGGTGTTGTCCAG GATTACTGGCCCGCTTCCCTCAAGAAATTTATCCTTACCTCAAGGTCTCTTGCATTTCCTCGTGAACAGGCAGATCTGCAGAAG GTATTACCAGGTCTGCACCTGAGATCACTTAACAATGTTATTGCCCAGGGCATGAATCAGAAGAAAAAACACGAA ATCGAAGCGCTGGCTGCCATTATCAGTTCGATTGCAAGGAGTGTTGGAGCTGGTACAGTAGTCGATGTTGGTGCTGGTCAG GGTTATCTTGCGCAAGTGCTTTCTTTCGAGTACCAGCTTTCCGTAATTGCAATAGATGCTTGTTCTCATCATGGAAGGATTACAGATGCTCGTGCTGaacgaatcaaaaaatattatgtTGCCAAGATGCGTAAATCTCG ATTGGAAATCACAAAATTGACCATGCCAAAGACAGTCACATGTCATATCCTGTCCGCTGACATGTTGAAAGTATTGAGTTACTCCTTGCAGCGAAAAGATGATAGTAAACAATCAAACCTCGTTGACCAAGTTGCAATTGAACATACTCATGGGACGTTTGAGGGAAAAGTTCCTCCACCTCCTGAAGGTGGCAAATGTCCGTTGCTTCTTGCTGGACTTCATGCCTGTGGAGACCTGTCGgtaagcatgctaag GACTTTTGTGGAGTGCGATGAGGTTAAAGCAGTGGTCAGCATTGGTTGTTGTTACAACTTGCTGTCTGAGGGAGGAACTGAAAATGCTGCTTCCCAGTGTGGATTTCCCATGAGTAAAGGTGTTAATGATGCTGGTTTGTTACTAGGAAAAAGTTCTCGTGATCTTGCGTGTCAG agTGCAGAGAGATGGAGTAGTCTTGGGAAAGATGCTGGTCTTCATAATTTTGAGTTGCATGCTTTCCGCGCTGCCTTTCAGATG TATTTTGAAGGTTCTCTTCCGCTATTATCCGGAAATTTTGACTACTAG